One part of the Nocardioides conyzicola genome encodes these proteins:
- a CDS encoding homocysteine S-methyltransferase family protein, translating into MTHHDLSWLSARRYVSDGGLETDLIFHHGVDLPEFASFPLVEDERGRGLLRDYYDGYAAVARRAGAGLTMESPTWRANPDWGARVGYDRAALDRVNRASIELLHQLRDSYADLDDVRVIGAIGPRGDGYVAGERADPDEAAAYHRAQVEAFADAGADVVAAYTLTGPEEGIGIARAARAAGVPVWVGFTVETDGRLPDGTGLAEAVAMVETHEAADGYVVNCAHPTHIAPGLDGGEWLARIVQVNPNASTQTHAELDAAEELDEGDLDLLATSYDGLRPALPGLRVVGGCCGTDARHVAALWGV; encoded by the coding sequence ATGACCCATCACGACCTGTCCTGGCTCTCGGCCCGCCGCTACGTCAGCGACGGCGGGCTCGAGACCGACCTGATCTTCCACCACGGCGTCGACCTGCCGGAGTTCGCGTCGTTCCCGCTCGTCGAGGACGAGCGCGGACGAGGCCTGCTGCGCGACTACTACGACGGGTACGCCGCGGTCGCGCGGCGGGCCGGCGCGGGGCTGACCATGGAGTCGCCGACGTGGCGCGCGAACCCTGACTGGGGTGCCCGTGTCGGCTACGACCGGGCCGCTCTCGACCGCGTCAACCGCGCCAGCATCGAGCTCCTCCACCAGCTCCGCGACTCGTACGCCGACCTCGACGACGTCCGCGTCATCGGGGCGATCGGGCCGCGCGGCGACGGCTACGTCGCGGGGGAGCGGGCCGACCCGGACGAGGCCGCCGCCTACCACCGCGCCCAGGTCGAGGCGTTCGCCGACGCGGGTGCCGACGTGGTCGCGGCGTACACGCTGACCGGTCCCGAGGAGGGCATCGGCATCGCCCGGGCAGCCCGGGCCGCCGGCGTCCCGGTGTGGGTCGGGTTCACGGTCGAGACCGACGGTCGTCTGCCCGACGGCACCGGGCTCGCCGAGGCCGTGGCGATGGTGGAGACGCACGAGGCCGCCGACGGGTACGTCGTCAACTGCGCCCACCCCACGCACATCGCGCCCGGTCTCGACGGCGGCGAGTGGCTCGCGCGCATCGTCCAGGTCAACCCCAACGCCTCGACCCAGACGCACGCCGAGCTCGACGCCGCCGAGGAGCTCGACGAGGGAGACCTCGACCTGCTCGCCACGTCGTACGACGGGCTCCGTCCGGCACTGCCCGGGCTCCGGGTGGTCGGCGGCTGCTGCGGCACCGACGCCCGGCACGTCGCCGCCCTCTGGGGCGTCTGA
- a CDS encoding L,D-transpeptidase family protein, which translates to MHLYRTLILSVIGVVALGLAVPTSAADPSPTERVQRRLNALHCDAGPADGKAGQHTRSAVVRFQSRVGLRQTGSFDQRTRKRLYAEDAPRCDVRPVPARSGSGRRIVISQAQNWVWLVGPRGSVIAQGGMVDNTGELRRGAHATGSYCGRAGRIKLNQSTSGNVWLDNFVRFAPCGIGFHRIPRYKSNGQQIHAEWILGTNMSESHGCIRLSRSLSLKVWNFTTRRTPVRVV; encoded by the coding sequence GTGCACCTCTACCGGACCCTCATCCTCAGCGTCATCGGGGTGGTCGCCCTCGGGCTGGCCGTGCCCACCTCCGCCGCCGACCCGTCCCCCACCGAACGCGTCCAGCGCCGGCTCAACGCGCTGCACTGCGACGCCGGCCCGGCCGACGGCAAGGCCGGCCAGCACACGCGCTCGGCGGTGGTCCGCTTCCAGTCGCGCGTCGGGCTGCGGCAGACTGGCAGCTTCGACCAACGCACGCGCAAACGGCTGTACGCCGAGGACGCGCCGCGCTGCGACGTACGCCCCGTGCCCGCCCGCTCGGGCTCGGGACGCCGGATCGTCATCTCCCAGGCGCAGAACTGGGTCTGGCTCGTCGGGCCCCGGGGCTCGGTCATCGCCCAGGGCGGCATGGTCGACAACACCGGAGAGCTGCGCCGAGGTGCACACGCGACCGGGTCCTACTGCGGGCGTGCCGGGCGGATCAAGCTCAACCAGTCGACCAGCGGCAACGTCTGGCTCGACAACTTCGTGCGGTTCGCGCCGTGCGGCATCGGCTTCCACCGGATCCCGCGCTACAAGAGCAACGGGCAGCAGATCCACGCGGAATGGATCCTCGGCACCAACATGTCCGAGTCCCACGGCTGCATCCGGCTCAGCCGGTCGCTCTCGCTCAAGGTCTGGAACTTCACCACCCGTCGCACGCCGGTGCGGGTGGTCTAG
- a CDS encoding alkene reductase: MADLFENLTVGAWTLPNRIVMAPLTRNRSKGTVPGDLAVEYYSQRASAGLIITEGSQPSARGQGYLDTPGFHSPEQLEGWRRVADAVHENGGRIVAQLMHAGRIAHPDNTGGQEIIAPSAIAAPGKMVTANGQKDFPTPRAIETDEIPAVIEEFVSAARNAVDAGLDGVEVHGANGYLIHQFLAPGSNERTDEYGGSPEARARFAIEVIRAVADAIGADRVGVRLSPAHNIQGATEDDPDDVEATYAAVIAGIAPLGLAYLSVLAQPRLDLVQRMRKDFGGVLIANDGFGVVTTAAMAQALLDEDVADAVAIGRLFLANPDLPKRWQTGAELNEPDQDTFYGGGAEGYTDYPFLDD, encoded by the coding sequence ATGGCTGACCTGTTCGAGAACCTGACCGTCGGCGCCTGGACCCTGCCCAACCGCATCGTCATGGCACCGCTCACCCGCAACCGTTCGAAGGGCACCGTCCCTGGTGACCTCGCGGTCGAGTACTACTCCCAGCGCGCCTCCGCCGGCCTGATCATCACCGAGGGCAGCCAGCCCAGCGCGCGCGGCCAGGGCTACCTGGACACCCCCGGCTTCCACTCGCCCGAGCAGCTCGAGGGCTGGCGCCGGGTCGCGGACGCGGTGCACGAGAACGGCGGCCGCATCGTCGCCCAGCTCATGCACGCCGGCAGGATCGCCCACCCGGACAACACCGGGGGACAGGAGATCATCGCTCCGAGCGCGATCGCCGCCCCCGGCAAGATGGTCACGGCAAACGGTCAGAAGGACTTCCCCACCCCGCGCGCCATCGAGACCGACGAGATCCCGGCCGTCATCGAGGAGTTCGTCAGCGCCGCCCGCAACGCGGTCGACGCAGGGCTCGACGGCGTCGAGGTGCACGGTGCCAACGGCTACCTGATCCACCAGTTCCTCGCGCCCGGCTCCAACGAGCGCACCGACGAGTACGGCGGGTCGCCCGAGGCCCGCGCCCGCTTCGCGATCGAGGTGATCCGGGCGGTCGCCGACGCGATCGGCGCCGACCGGGTCGGCGTACGCCTCTCGCCTGCTCACAACATCCAGGGCGCGACCGAGGACGACCCGGACGACGTCGAGGCGACGTACGCCGCGGTCATCGCCGGCATCGCACCCCTTGGCCTCGCCTACCTCAGCGTGCTGGCGCAGCCGCGGCTCGACCTGGTCCAGCGGATGCGCAAGGACTTCGGTGGCGTGCTGATCGCCAACGACGGCTTCGGCGTGGTGACGACGGCCGCGATGGCGCAGGCGCTGCTCGACGAGGACGTCGCCGACGCCGTGGCGATCGGGCGGCTCTTCCTCGCCAACCCCGACCTGCCGAAGCGGTGGCAGACCGGCGCCGAGCTCAACGAGCCGGACCAGGACACCTTCTACGGTGGCGGCGCCGAGGGCTACACGGACTACCCCTTCCTGGACGACTGA
- a CDS encoding ATP-binding protein, which yields MQDAGEGADPWLLTLHHSPIGMAMVGLDGRLLMVNLAMSEMLGYGVEELTQRGFQELTHADDLDADLVLFRQALAGEIDSYRLRKRYLHAAGHVVWGDLSVALVRSPDGTPLHFISQILDITAAERERQSLEAVFETVTVGLLLIGPDGRYERMNRRHQETMHLPFPDGHEGEAGQLGHVYHLDGHTLMARDDMPSFRATQGEEFDDYTYWVGDDPATRRAFSTSARQVRGPSGERLGAALAYQELTELLRAMKVKDEFISSVSHELRTPLTSVLGYLELLRDDDSLTPEARAQVLTIQRNAVRLQALVSDLLQVGQVGEGSLRIRYADADLTALVRDAVEAARQDAAGRGIEIAVEAPVSLVARVDEQRIRQVLDNLLSNALKYSRTGGSVVATLHETSDAVVLEVSDTGIGIAADEVEHVFARFFRGGGALEQHIPGTGLGLNIVSSIVAAHGGEVSLESELGRGSTFRVVLPRTEG from the coding sequence ATGCAGGATGCGGGCGAGGGAGCGGACCCGTGGCTCCTCACGTTGCACCACTCGCCGATCGGGATGGCGATGGTCGGCCTCGACGGGCGCCTGCTCATGGTCAACCTCGCGATGTCGGAGATGCTCGGGTACGGCGTCGAGGAGCTCACCCAGCGCGGCTTCCAGGAGCTCACGCACGCCGATGACCTGGACGCCGACCTCGTCCTCTTCCGCCAGGCACTGGCCGGTGAGATCGACTCCTACCGGCTGCGCAAGCGCTACCTGCACGCTGCCGGCCATGTGGTGTGGGGCGACCTCTCGGTCGCGCTCGTGCGCTCACCCGACGGGACTCCGCTGCACTTCATCTCGCAGATCCTCGACATCACCGCCGCGGAGCGGGAGCGCCAGTCGTTGGAGGCGGTCTTCGAGACCGTCACGGTGGGGCTGCTGCTGATCGGGCCCGATGGCCGCTACGAGCGGATGAACCGGCGGCACCAGGAGACCATGCACCTGCCGTTCCCGGATGGCCACGAGGGCGAGGCGGGCCAGCTCGGCCACGTCTACCACCTCGACGGCCACACCTTGATGGCCCGGGACGACATGCCGTCCTTCCGCGCGACCCAGGGCGAGGAGTTCGACGACTACACCTACTGGGTGGGCGACGATCCCGCGACCCGGCGGGCCTTCTCGACCTCGGCGCGGCAGGTGCGCGGCCCGTCGGGGGAACGGCTGGGCGCGGCGCTCGCCTACCAGGAGCTCACCGAGCTGTTGCGGGCGATGAAGGTGAAGGACGAGTTCATCTCCTCGGTGTCGCACGAGCTCCGGACCCCGCTGACGTCGGTGCTCGGCTATCTCGAGCTGTTGCGGGACGACGACTCGCTCACCCCCGAGGCGAGAGCCCAGGTGCTGACGATCCAGCGCAACGCCGTACGCCTGCAGGCACTGGTGTCCGACCTGCTGCAGGTCGGGCAGGTCGGCGAGGGCAGCCTGCGGATCCGGTACGCCGACGCCGATCTCACCGCCCTGGTGCGGGACGCGGTCGAGGCGGCCCGCCAGGACGCCGCCGGCCGCGGGATCGAGATCGCCGTGGAAGCGCCGGTCAGCCTGGTGGCGCGCGTCGACGAGCAGCGGATCAGGCAGGTGCTGGACAACCTGCTCTCCAACGCCCTGAAGTACAGCAGGACCGGTGGCTCCGTGGTGGCGACGCTCCACGAGACATCGGACGCCGTCGTGCTCGAGGTCTCCGACACCGGGATCGGCATCGCCGCGGACGAGGTCGAGCACGTCTTCGCCCGTTTCTTCCGCGGCGGTGGTGCGCTCGAGCAGCACATCCCCGGGACCGGGCTCGGGCTCAACATCGTGAGCTCGATCGTCGCCGCGCACGGCGGCGAGGTCAGCCTCGAGAGCGAGCTCGGGCGGGGCAGCACGTTCCGTGTGGTGCT